A DNA window from Syntrophomonadaceae bacterium contains the following coding sequences:
- the pstA gene encoding phosphate ABC transporter permease PstA has protein sequence MPFSPANKGRSRRRKVMDRLMGGLAVIATMIALVPLASILIYVTAKGMAAINWDFFTQLPKPVGEVGGGLANAIVGTLVLVGLASGLAIPLGILAGIYLSEFGRGRLGWSVRFLCDVMTGIPSIIVGIAVYGTIVLTMKRHSAIAGGVALAVIMLPLVTRTAEEMLRLVPNSLREASLALGASHWRTTLSVVLRSAAGGVITGSLLAVARAAGETAPLLFTALSSKYWHTGLDQRIASLPVYIFTYAGTPFAELHRLAWGAALVLLSMVLVASILARMAGRKAYGGR, from the coding sequence ATGCCTTTTTCTCCGGCCAATAAGGGGAGAAGCCGGCGTCGGAAAGTGATGGACAGGTTAATGGGGGGCCTGGCGGTTATTGCAACAATGATCGCCCTGGTGCCCCTGGCCAGCATTCTCATATACGTTACGGCAAAGGGCATGGCTGCCATTAACTGGGACTTCTTTACCCAGCTGCCCAAGCCGGTTGGGGAAGTAGGCGGAGGGCTTGCAAATGCCATTGTTGGAACTCTGGTTTTGGTTGGCCTGGCATCAGGTTTGGCGATACCATTGGGCATCCTGGCCGGTATTTACCTGTCCGAGTTTGGCCGGGGCCGGTTGGGCTGGTCGGTCAGGTTCCTCTGTGATGTGATGACAGGTATCCCTTCTATTATTGTAGGAATAGCTGTTTACGGAACCATAGTCCTCACCATGAAGCGCCATTCGGCTATTGCCGGCGGGGTGGCTCTGGCGGTGATCATGCTGCCTTTGGTAACCAGGACTGCTGAAGAGATGCTCCGGCTGGTTCCCAACAGCTTGCGGGAGGCGTCCCTGGCCTTGGGGGCTTCCCACTGGCGGACGACTTTGAGTGTGGTTTTGAGGAGCGCAGCCGGCGGGGTCATTACCGGTTCCTTGCTGGCGGTAGCCAGGGCAGCAGGGGAAACAGCGCCCCTATTATTCACAGCCCTGAGCAGCAAGTACTGGCATACGGGCCTTGACCAGCGCATTGCCTCACTGCCGGTGTATATCTTCACTTATGCCGGCACCCCTTTTGCGGAATTGCACCGGTTGGCATGGGGAGCAGCTTTGGTACTCCTATCAATGGTTTTGGTTGCCAGCATCCTGGCCCGGATGGCAGGAAGAAAAGCCTATGGGGGTAGATAG
- a CDS encoding cytosine permease gives MSGENQPVVPQGYQENPDLLPVPASEKKYGTLTFTLMMFSLSACIPMFFLGPIAKGFGLDIWQALIGSFIGNLAAAAMMWLNGIPGVKYGITYAVQLREPFGFKGTGLPLILRAISGAIWYGIEVYVGSLALLMVFLMLVGVPADAIMDVAIRYLPIAIVFYLASLVAVMRLGLKGIGKMADWAGPLILLYFLWLVVWLATSAEFAPNIPNMFVSTTGYFSMGFLTYLAIQTNWWATVSVNISDLSRGIDARNPRALPIGLLFGLIIGQLLGTALGYSAVALTGTVLPQEIILKFAPGLLAVLIGLSFSFLAPWSTDITANAPPMVSMLMSQLKMSWKKGVYVSAIIAFFLAPWWAFGYASGIVDYTTKWAANYGILLGPITGIMVANYWVLRKGNFNVQKLYTYGPDGPWYSNGWSKAAYASLILTWVLCYLIAVPTGQIITVGIFPFPGGIIWYPAIPIALVLYMIFNNVYKEN, from the coding sequence ATGTCCGGAGAAAATCAACCTGTAGTTCCGCAGGGATACCAGGAGAACCCAGATCTTTTGCCGGTTCCGGCTAGCGAGAAGAAATATGGCACGTTGACCTTCACGCTGATGATGTTTTCGCTGAGTGCCTGTATACCGATGTTTTTCCTGGGCCCGATCGCCAAAGGTTTTGGTCTCGATATCTGGCAGGCTTTAATCGGAAGTTTTATCGGGAACCTGGCCGCCGCCGCCATGATGTGGCTAAACGGTATACCCGGGGTAAAATACGGCATCACGTATGCCGTACAGCTAAGGGAACCCTTTGGCTTTAAAGGAACTGGGCTGCCGTTGATCCTGAGAGCTATTTCCGGCGCGATTTGGTATGGCATAGAAGTATACGTCGGCTCCCTGGCTTTGTTGATGGTCTTTTTGATGCTGGTTGGAGTACCTGCTGATGCGATCATGGATGTGGCGATCCGTTACCTTCCGATAGCTATTGTTTTTTATCTGGCCTCTTTAGTTGCTGTGATGCGGCTTGGCCTAAAAGGGATAGGGAAGATGGCCGATTGGGCAGGACCATTAATCCTGCTATATTTTCTCTGGCTCGTCGTCTGGCTGGCTACATCAGCTGAATTTGCCCCTAATATTCCGAATATGTTTGTCAGCACGACAGGATATTTCAGCATGGGCTTTTTAACATACCTTGCTATCCAAACAAACTGGTGGGCGACAGTATCGGTAAATATCAGCGACCTGAGCCGGGGTATAGATGCCAGGAATCCCCGTGCCCTCCCGATAGGTCTTCTCTTCGGCCTAATTATCGGCCAACTTTTGGGAACGGCGTTAGGGTATTCTGCAGTTGCACTAACCGGAACTGTACTGCCCCAGGAAATTATTCTCAAGTTTGCTCCCGGCTTGCTGGCTGTGCTGATAGGGCTATCATTCTCCTTCCTGGCGCCCTGGTCGACAGATATCACCGCCAATGCTCCGCCAATGGTCAGCATGTTGATGTCCCAACTAAAAATGTCCTGGAAAAAGGGTGTGTATGTGTCCGCGATCATTGCCTTTTTCCTTGCTCCCTGGTGGGCTTTTGGATACGCTTCAGGTATAGTTGACTATACAACAAAGTGGGCGGCAAACTACGGCATATTATTGGGTCCGATCACCGGCATTATGGTGGCTAACTACTGGGTGTTGAGAAAAGGTAACTTTAATGTGCAAAAGCTCTACACATACGGACCAGATGGCCCCTGGTACTCTAACGGGTGGAGCAAGGCGGCATATGCTTCACTCATCCTGACTTGGGTTCTTTGTTATCTGATCGCTGTTCCCACGGGTCAGATCATAACTGTTGGCATCTTTCCATTCCCAGGTGGTATCATTTGGTATCCGGCGATACCGATCGCTCTTGTCCTGTACATGATTTTTAATAATGTATACAAGGAAAATTAG
- a CDS encoding response regulator transcription factor, translating into MGKVLVVDDEEAIVELIKFNLQKEGHQVITACDGGKALELAETQEPDVIILDVMLPGRDGFEVCRLLRARQGTAAIPIILLTAKGEEFDKVLGLELGADDYVTKPFSPRELTARVKARLRSRNMAGQVMDKEGAAEIRAGAILMRPDHYQVLLYGESIDLTPKEFELLRHLMQSPGKVLKRDYLLDQVWGYDFAADTRTVDVHIRYLRQKIEQDPANPKFIETVRGVGYRFREQE; encoded by the coding sequence GTGGGCAAGGTATTGGTTGTTGATGATGAAGAAGCCATTGTAGAATTAATTAAATTTAACCTGCAAAAAGAGGGGCACCAGGTTATAACTGCCTGCGATGGCGGCAAGGCGCTGGAACTGGCAGAAACCCAGGAGCCTGATGTGATAATCCTGGACGTCATGCTGCCTGGCAGGGACGGTTTCGAGGTCTGCCGGCTCTTGAGGGCCAGGCAAGGAACGGCTGCTATCCCGATAATCCTGCTTACTGCGAAAGGGGAAGAATTTGATAAGGTCCTCGGCCTGGAACTGGGAGCTGACGATTATGTAACAAAACCGTTCAGCCCGAGGGAATTGACGGCCCGGGTCAAAGCACGCCTCAGGAGCCGGAACATGGCGGGGCAGGTGATGGACAAGGAAGGGGCTGCAGAAATCAGAGCGGGGGCTATCCTGATGCGTCCCGACCATTATCAGGTCCTGCTCTATGGTGAATCCATCGATTTAACACCCAAAGAGTTTGAACTCCTGCGCCACTTGATGCAAAGCCCCGGTAAGGTGCTAAAGCGGGATTATCTTCTAGACCAGGTCTGGGGGTATGATTTTGCTGCTGACACCAGGACTGTTGACGTACACATCCGCTACCTGCGACAAAAAATTGAACAGGATCCGGCTAACCCAAAATTTATTGAGACTGTCAGGGGTGTGGGTTATCGTTTCAGGGAGCAAGAATAA
- a CDS encoding phosphate ABC transporter ATP-binding protein has product MLQNSKILVNDLCLWYGDFQALKNICLNIKEYSVTALIGPSGCGKSTFIRTLNRMNDLIAGVRLTGKIFLDDQEIYGPEVDVVALRKKVGMVFQKPNPFPMTVYDNVAYGPRVHGLKNKKMLDDLVETSLTKAALWDEVKDRLRQPALGLSGGQQQRLCIARLLAVEPEVLLMDEPSSALDPISSLRIEELIRDLKDRYTIVIVTHNMQQAARVSDTTAFFLHGEVVEHDVTETIFTQPRDRRTEDYVTGRFG; this is encoded by the coding sequence ATGTTGCAAAACAGCAAAATATTGGTTAATGACCTCTGTCTATGGTATGGAGATTTTCAAGCATTAAAAAATATTTGCCTTAACATCAAGGAGTATTCCGTAACAGCTCTGATCGGGCCTTCTGGTTGTGGCAAGTCTACTTTTATCAGAACGCTGAACAGGATGAATGACCTGATCGCCGGGGTGCGCCTGACCGGAAAAATCTTTTTGGACGACCAGGAGATCTATGGTCCTGAAGTAGATGTTGTGGCACTGCGGAAAAAAGTGGGGATGGTGTTTCAAAAACCCAATCCTTTCCCCATGACAGTTTATGACAATGTAGCTTACGGGCCCCGGGTACACGGCCTTAAAAACAAAAAAATGCTGGATGATTTGGTGGAAACCAGCCTTACCAAGGCTGCTTTATGGGATGAGGTTAAGGACCGGCTGCGCCAGCCGGCCTTAGGGTTGTCCGGCGGGCAGCAGCAGCGCCTTTGCATAGCCCGCCTGCTGGCGGTTGAGCCGGAAGTGCTCCTGATGGATGAACCGTCTTCTGCCCTGGATCCGATCTCTTCGTTGCGGATTGAGGAACTGATCCGGGACCTGAAAGACCGTTATACTATTGTAATTGTTACCCATAACATGCAGCAGGCAGCCAGGGTGTCAGATACTACGGCCTTTTTCTTACATGGCGAGGTTGTGGAACACGATGTAACCGAAACTATTTTTACCCAACCCAGGGACCGGCGCACGGAAGACTATGTCACCGGCAGATTTGGTTAA
- a CDS encoding CoA transferase produces MLNSAYPLHGIRVLDFTRVLAGPYCTMILADMGAEVIKVEHPEGGDDARAFGPFLEGKSAYFMSINRGKKSITVNLKSGEGRELITKLVQGVDVVVENFRPGAMDRLGLGAKSLQAINPALIYAACSGFGQTGPWALKPAYDMIVQGAGGMMSITGQPGGQPTRVGASIGDLTAGLFTAIGIVTALYSRRLTGQGQVVDVAMLDGQVALLENAIARYAVTGEIPAPLGGRHPSIAPFENFATSDGWIIVAAGNDQLWARLCGALGREDLVNLPQFATNKARTENYLELRPHLALAFSQRSTAEWLAILEEAGVPCGPINNIAQVVNHPQVRARKMIVEMEDPVAGRLPMAGNPIKLSDMPDPEIRPAAPGLGQHTEEVLIEMLGLTEDRLLDLRRQGVI; encoded by the coding sequence ATTCTCAATTCTGCTTACCCTCTGCATGGCATCCGGGTGCTGGATTTCACCCGGGTTTTGGCCGGGCCTTACTGCACCATGATCCTGGCTGACATGGGTGCGGAAGTGATTAAAGTTGAACATCCGGAAGGGGGAGACGATGCCAGGGCTTTTGGCCCTTTTTTGGAGGGCAAAAGCGCCTATTTTATGAGCATCAACCGGGGAAAGAAAAGTATTACCGTTAACCTGAAGTCCGGGGAGGGCCGGGAACTGATCACTAAGTTGGTCCAGGGGGTTGACGTGGTGGTTGAGAACTTCCGGCCGGGTGCCATGGACCGTCTGGGACTAGGGGCGAAAAGTCTGCAGGCAATCAACCCTGCCTTGATTTATGCGGCTTGCTCCGGTTTTGGTCAGACCGGTCCCTGGGCCTTGAAGCCGGCCTACGATATGATCGTGCAAGGGGCCGGCGGGATGATGAGCATTACCGGCCAACCAGGCGGCCAGCCTACCCGGGTAGGAGCATCCATTGGGGATCTGACGGCCGGGTTGTTTACAGCCATCGGGATTGTTACAGCACTGTACAGCCGGCGGTTAACCGGCCAGGGCCAGGTTGTGGATGTCGCCATGCTGGATGGGCAGGTGGCACTTTTGGAAAATGCCATTGCCCGTTACGCTGTGACAGGTGAGATTCCAGCTCCTCTGGGGGGCCGCCATCCATCGATCGCCCCTTTTGAGAATTTTGCCACATCAGACGGATGGATTATTGTGGCAGCAGGCAACGACCAGCTCTGGGCCAGGCTTTGCGGGGCGCTTGGACGGGAAGACCTCGTTAACTTGCCGCAGTTTGCAACCAACAAGGCCAGGACCGAAAACTATCTGGAATTGAGGCCCCATTTGGCACTGGCCTTTTCGCAGCGGTCAACCGCAGAATGGCTGGCTATATTGGAGGAGGCAGGAGTGCCTTGCGGCCCCATCAACAATATTGCCCAGGTTGTCAACCATCCCCAGGTGCGGGCCAGGAAGATGATTGTGGAAATGGAGGATCCGGTGGCGGGCAGGCTGCCTATGGCCGGTAACCCGATCAAGCTATCAGATATGCCTGACCCGGAGATCAGGCCGGCTGCTCCCGGCTTGGGTCAACATACGGAAGAGGTTTTGATTGAAATGCTGGGTCTTACAGAAGATCGCCTTTTGGACTTGCGTCGGCAAGGGGTAATTTAG
- a CDS encoding DUF2877 domain-containing protein, whose protein sequence is MSGKTDCEVMWWARDLAAYKRPRKLTVLSVHDQVINLRVEGWRHLLMVAAPVTWRGPSTIGLTREGFRNFGRVLHPGMEGSFGRGTVWFPKNHEVSICLGAGKDISFAPGVLPAAGTAAIRSVLPEVKASLLAAGCDISSSVLIGGSSGEGYFRERIRESFPRLLSSLAAGDRAGFNSACADLVGLGRGSTPSGDDLVCGALLTCRYFKQSRGERWQPPHIPPEAVAGTTLLGAHMLEMGRRGLAPEPARDFLISLVRGESNTGILSRITMLGASTGFDIAHAVLATLEHLCKSG, encoded by the coding sequence ATGAGCGGAAAAACGGATTGTGAAGTAATGTGGTGGGCCAGGGATCTGGCGGCCTATAAAAGGCCAAGAAAATTAACTGTTCTTTCGGTGCATGACCAGGTAATCAACCTGCGGGTGGAAGGCTGGCGCCATCTATTGATGGTCGCCGCTCCCGTCACCTGGCGCGGCCCTTCCACCATTGGCCTTACCCGGGAAGGTTTCCGGAACTTTGGCAGGGTTTTGCATCCTGGCATGGAAGGAAGCTTTGGTCGGGGAACAGTCTGGTTTCCAAAAAATCATGAGGTATCAATATGTTTGGGCGCCGGTAAAGACATCTCTTTTGCGCCCGGTGTTCTGCCGGCGGCCGGCACAGCTGCTATCCGCTCCGTACTGCCGGAGGTTAAAGCTAGCCTGCTGGCCGCCGGATGTGATATATCAAGCTCTGTTCTTATTGGCGGGTCGTCAGGGGAAGGCTATTTCAGAGAGCGAATCAGGGAAAGCTTTCCGAGACTTCTTAGCTCTCTTGCTGCGGGAGACCGCGCCGGCTTCAACTCGGCCTGCGCAGACCTTGTTGGCCTCGGCCGGGGTTCCACTCCCAGCGGTGATGACCTGGTTTGTGGCGCCCTGTTAACTTGCAGGTACTTTAAGCAAAGCAGGGGAGAGCGCTGGCAACCGCCGCACATCCCGCCCGAAGCTGTGGCCGGCACCACCCTGCTTGGCGCCCACATGCTGGAAATGGGCAGAAGGGGACTGGCGCCGGAACCGGCAAGGGACTTTCTCATAAGCCTTGTCCGGGGAGAGAGCAATACCGGTATCCTGTCCCGGATTACTATGCTTGGAGCAAGCACCGGTTTTGATATCGCGCATGCGGTACTTGCCACCTTGGAACACTTATGTAAATCCGGGTAA
- a CDS encoding DUF1847 domain-containing protein, translating to MTTEHLVYQESLDGYRKDPLTEKIALASAWTEATGYGRWTRMEEIMEFSHRSGFCRLGLAFCIGLRQEARVIHGVLQQNGFEVVSATCKTGAVPKEELGLDQADKIRPGEFEPMCNPIAQAKLLNQAETHFNIIVGLCVGHDTLFIKHSAAPVTVLAVKDRVLAHNPLGAIYAAFYYKKKLAAHCLESTVQKPETKE from the coding sequence ATGACAACTGAACATTTAGTTTATCAGGAAAGCCTGGATGGATACCGCAAAGACCCGCTGACAGAAAAAATCGCCCTTGCTTCCGCCTGGACGGAAGCTACCGGTTATGGCCGCTGGACTCGCATGGAAGAGATTATGGAATTTAGCCACCGGTCAGGCTTTTGCCGGCTGGGTCTGGCTTTTTGTATCGGACTGCGCCAGGAAGCCAGGGTAATTCATGGAGTTTTGCAGCAAAACGGTTTTGAGGTAGTATCTGCAACATGCAAAACCGGTGCTGTGCCTAAAGAAGAATTGGGCCTCGATCAGGCCGATAAAATCAGGCCGGGAGAGTTTGAGCCCATGTGTAACCCTATAGCCCAGGCCAAGCTTTTAAATCAGGCTGAAACCCACTTCAATATCATTGTGGGCTTGTGTGTGGGCCACGATACTTTATTTATCAAACATTCTGCTGCTCCGGTAACAGTCCTGGCTGTAAAAGATCGGGTGCTGGCGCATAATCCGCTGGGTGCCATATATGCCGCCTTTTACTATAAAAAAAAGCTGGCCGCGCATTGCCTTGAAAGTACTGTTCAGAAACCGGAGACCAAAGAATAA
- the pstS gene encoding phosphate ABC transporter substrate-binding protein PstS, protein MLSKLSKKKWAVILVAVMLVAAAVTGCDRQKDAGKVPEQKGQPQKPQAVTLNGAGASFPFPLYSKWIAEYRKIATHVAIDYQSIGSGGGIKGITDQTLDFAGTDAVMRDEQLASAPGVIFHIPTVMGAVVVTYNMEGIPTGLKLTPEVLADIFLGNIKKWNDNRLAALNPGVKLPNQDIVIVHRSDGSGTTFIFTDYLSTISPAWNERVGKGTSVRWPTGIGAKGNEGVAGTIRQTPGAIGYIELAHAIKSNLPYAHIKNQAGKFVEPTLDSVTAAAEGAAPNMPADMRVSIVNAPGENAYPIAGYTYLLVYRDQKDRAKGTELAKFLWWAIHEGEEMAKDLLYAPLPENVVKLAEAKIKQINFQGEPLLK, encoded by the coding sequence ATGCTGAGTAAGTTGAGCAAGAAGAAGTGGGCAGTAATCTTGGTAGCAGTGATGTTGGTCGCGGCGGCCGTAACCGGATGCGACAGGCAGAAAGATGCAGGCAAGGTTCCGGAACAAAAAGGGCAACCACAAAAGCCACAAGCGGTGACCCTCAACGGAGCAGGCGCTTCTTTTCCTTTTCCCCTTTATAGCAAGTGGATAGCCGAGTACCGTAAAATTGCCACCCATGTGGCTATTGACTACCAGTCGATCGGTAGTGGCGGCGGGATAAAAGGGATTACCGACCAGACCCTGGATTTTGCCGGGACTGATGCGGTGATGAGAGACGAGCAGCTTGCCAGTGCGCCAGGAGTGATCTTCCACATCCCTACAGTAATGGGTGCGGTTGTAGTAACCTATAACATGGAAGGCATTCCAACCGGCCTCAAATTGACGCCGGAAGTATTGGCAGATATCTTCTTAGGCAACATCAAGAAGTGGAACGATAACAGACTGGCCGCCTTAAACCCAGGAGTCAAACTCCCTAACCAGGACATCGTAATTGTTCACCGTTCCGATGGCAGCGGCACAACCTTTATCTTCACCGACTATCTCAGCACCATCAGTCCTGCCTGGAATGAAAGGGTGGGGAAAGGTACTTCTGTCCGGTGGCCTACCGGAATTGGCGCCAAGGGCAACGAGGGCGTAGCCGGCACTATCAGGCAAACACCAGGAGCGATAGGATACATCGAATTGGCTCACGCCATCAAAAGCAATTTGCCTTACGCCCATATCAAAAACCAGGCCGGAAAGTTTGTGGAACCCACGCTTGATTCTGTGACAGCAGCTGCGGAAGGGGCCGCTCCTAACATGCCGGCAGACATGCGGGTCTCTATTGTAAATGCCCCCGGGGAGAATGCTTATCCTATTGCCGGCTACACCTACTTGCTGGTTTATAGAGATCAGAAAGACCGGGCCAAGGGGACTGAGCTGGCCAAGTTCCTCTGGTGGGCTATTCATGAGGGAGAAGAGATGGCAAAGGACCTGCTCTATGCTCCGCTGCCGGAAAATGTGGTGAAACTGGCGGAAGCCAAGATTAAACAGATAAATTTCCAGGGAGAACCTCTGTTGAAGTAA
- a CDS encoding class I SAM-dependent RNA methyltransferase codes for MALIELIATATFGLEAVVAREVQKLGYEDVKVENARVNFKAGTEAICRTNLWLRSADRVLIKIGEFPATTFEELFEKTKALPWADWIPEDGNFPVEGKSVKSTLYSVPDCQAIVKKAVVESMKTRYRRQWFDEKGPRYTIEVALLKDMATLTIDTSGPGLHKRGYRKLASAAPLKETLAAAMVNLSYWNPDRLLLDPFCGSGTIPIEAALIGLNMAPGLNREFAAEKWPIIPGKFWQTARQEARNLVRDDIKLEIRGTDMNNEVLSMARYHAKEAGVEKHIHWQQMPLAEVRTKQKYGCVICNPPYGERLEEQNTVESLYREMGQVFRPLDTWSFYVLTANQGFERLFGRKADKKRKLYNGRIECHYYQYYGPRPPRREE; via the coding sequence ATGGCCTTGATTGAACTGATCGCAACCGCTACTTTTGGGCTGGAAGCGGTGGTGGCCCGCGAAGTGCAAAAACTTGGATACGAAGACGTTAAAGTGGAAAACGCCAGAGTTAACTTTAAGGCCGGTACCGAAGCTATTTGCAGAACCAATCTGTGGCTCAGGAGCGCAGACCGGGTTTTAATTAAAATAGGTGAATTCCCGGCAACCACCTTTGAGGAACTTTTCGAAAAAACCAAGGCCCTGCCCTGGGCAGACTGGATTCCCGAAGACGGCAACTTTCCGGTGGAAGGAAAGTCTGTTAAGTCCACTCTATACAGTGTCCCCGATTGCCAGGCCATTGTCAAAAAGGCCGTGGTGGAAAGCATGAAAACCCGCTACCGGCGCCAGTGGTTTGATGAAAAGGGTCCTCGCTATACCATTGAGGTGGCCTTATTGAAAGATATGGCCACCCTGACCATTGATACCAGCGGCCCGGGACTGCACAAGCGAGGTTACCGGAAACTTGCCAGTGCCGCCCCATTAAAGGAAACCTTGGCAGCAGCCATGGTTAACCTAAGCTATTGGAATCCAGACCGGCTACTTTTGGACCCCTTCTGCGGATCCGGGACTATTCCCATTGAGGCGGCCTTGATCGGATTAAACATGGCCCCGGGACTTAACCGGGAATTTGCCGCCGAAAAATGGCCCATTATCCCCGGGAAGTTTTGGCAGACAGCCCGACAGGAAGCCAGAAACTTGGTCCGCGACGATATCAAACTGGAGATCCGGGGGACTGATATGAATAATGAGGTCTTAAGTATGGCCAGGTACCATGCAAAAGAGGCCGGAGTAGAAAAACACATCCACTGGCAGCAAATGCCTTTAGCGGAAGTGCGAACCAAGCAGAAATACGGCTGTGTAATCTGCAACCCTCCCTACGGGGAACGCCTGGAGGAACAAAACACGGTAGAGAGCCTGTACCGGGAAATGGGACAGGTCTTCCGCCCGTTGGATACCTGGTCCTTTTACGTACTGACCGCTAACCAGGGCTTTGAGCGGCTTTTTGGCCGTAAGGCAGACAAAAAGCGGAAATTATATAACGGCCGCATCGAGTGCCATTACTACCAGTATTACGGCCCCAGGCCGCCCCGCCGGGAAGAATAG
- the pstC gene encoding phosphate ABC transporter permease subunit PstC, translating to MKIITQKNHWRGDRLFYALTLLAALGLIGIVLVITWELVSGSQLAFSKFGWKFITNYYWDPVNDNFGALPLIYGTIVSSLLALIIAVPLSLGIAIYLAELAPQWLRSPVSFLVELLAAIPSIVYGIWGIFVLIPWIRTSVAPFLADNLGWLPLFQGTPYGFGMLAAGIILAIMITPTISAVSREVLLAVPNSQREAMLALGATRWETIKRAVLPYGRSGIIGAVILGLGRALGETMAVTMLIGNRPQISPSLFDLGQTIASIIANEFNESFDQLHLSALVAAALVLFVVTLLLNIMARLLVWRVARGPEGVGRE from the coding sequence ATGAAAATAATAACCCAGAAAAACCACTGGCGAGGGGATCGACTGTTTTATGCCTTAACTTTGCTGGCAGCGCTGGGTTTGATTGGAATAGTCCTGGTAATTACTTGGGAACTGGTGAGCGGCTCCCAGCTTGCTTTTAGCAAATTCGGGTGGAAATTTATAACAAATTACTACTGGGATCCAGTCAATGATAATTTTGGCGCCCTGCCGCTCATCTATGGAACTATTGTTTCCTCCTTGCTGGCCTTGATTATCGCGGTGCCATTGAGCTTAGGCATTGCCATTTACTTAGCCGAACTCGCTCCCCAGTGGCTGAGGTCGCCGGTATCTTTCCTGGTAGAACTGCTGGCTGCCATCCCCAGTATTGTGTACGGGATCTGGGGGATTTTTGTTCTGATTCCCTGGATCAGGACGTCGGTAGCTCCCTTTTTGGCGGACAACCTGGGTTGGCTTCCCTTGTTCCAGGGGACTCCTTATGGTTTTGGGATGCTGGCAGCAGGCATTATTTTGGCCATTATGATCACTCCTACTATATCGGCAGTTTCCAGGGAGGTTTTGTTAGCGGTGCCTAATTCCCAGCGGGAGGCGATGCTTGCCTTAGGTGCCACCAGGTGGGAGACTATCAAACGAGCTGTATTGCCTTACGGCAGATCAGGCATCATTGGAGCTGTTATCCTTGGTTTAGGCCGCGCTCTGGGGGAAACCATGGCTGTAACCATGCTTATCGGCAATCGGCCCCAGATTTCTCCCTCCTTGTTTGATCTGGGCCAGACCATCGCCAGTATTATTGCGAATGAGTTCAATGAATCCTTTGACCAACTGCATCTTTCGGCTCTGGTGGCTGCTGCCCTGGTCTTGTTTGTTGTTACTCTGTTGTTAAATATAATGGCCCGGCTTTTGGTATGGAGGGTGGCCAGAGGGCCGGAAGGGGTAGGCAGAGAATGA
- the pstB gene encoding phosphate ABC transporter ATP-binding protein, whose amino-acid sequence MQVRLQVENFSAWYGQTMAIKDVSMQVVQQEVTAIIGPSGCGKSTMIRSFNRMHETIPGARTAGRILLDGTDIYADAIDPVEVRRKIGMVFQKPNPFPTMSIWQNVAVGLQINGLRQGASLEETVEKSLRRAALWDEVKDRLQHSGASLSGGQQQRLCIARALAVEPEVLLMDEPCSALDPLATLKIEELISELKNNFTIVMVTHNMQQAARVAGYTAFFLLGEMVEYGPTAEIFTKPMDKRTEDYITGRFG is encoded by the coding sequence ATGCAGGTGAGATTGCAAGTAGAGAATTTCAGCGCCTGGTATGGCCAAACCATGGCGATTAAAGACGTTTCTATGCAAGTAGTGCAACAAGAAGTGACGGCTATTATCGGACCCTCCGGGTGCGGCAAATCTACCATGATCCGGTCTTTTAACCGGATGCACGAAACTATTCCTGGAGCCAGGACTGCCGGGCGGATCCTGCTGGACGGAACCGACATCTATGCCGACGCGATTGATCCTGTTGAGGTCAGACGCAAAATAGGCATGGTGTTTCAAAAACCAAATCCTTTTCCAACCATGTCTATTTGGCAAAATGTTGCCGTAGGGTTGCAGATCAACGGTCTAAGGCAGGGGGCCAGCCTGGAGGAGACAGTAGAAAAAAGCCTCAGGAGGGCAGCCTTATGGGATGAGGTTAAGGATCGGCTGCAGCATTCAGGGGCCAGTCTTTCCGGCGGCCAACAGCAGCGGCTGTGTATCGCCAGGGCTTTAGCAGTGGAACCTGAGGTCTTATTAATGGATGAACCCTGTTCTGCCCTGGATCCACTTGCAACCTTAAAGATAGAGGAATTGATATCAGAGCTGAAAAACAATTTCACCATTGTCATGGTAACTCATAATATGCAGCAGGCGGCCAGGGTGGCCGGCTACACGGCTTTCTTTCTCCTTGGTGAAATGGTGGAGTATGGCCCTACGGCGGAGATCTTTACAAAACCCATGGATAAACGGACCGAAGACTATATCACCGGTCGGTTCGGATAA